A window from Symphalangus syndactylus isolate Jambi chromosome 22, NHGRI_mSymSyn1-v2.1_pri, whole genome shotgun sequence encodes these proteins:
- the LOC129471947 gene encoding interferon-induced transmembrane protein 3-like — protein MNHTTQTFFTPASTSCPPDYQMLKEEHEVAVLGAPHNSAPPRSTVIHIHSETSVPNHVVWSPFNTLFINSCCLGFIAVTYSMKSRDRKMVGDLTGGQAYASTAKCLNVWALVLGILMGILLIIIPVLIFQVYQ, from the coding sequence ATGAACCACACTACCCAAACCTTCTTCACTCCTGCCAGCACCAGCTGCCCCCCAGACTATCAGATGCTCAAGGAGGAGCATGAGGTGGCTGTGCTGGGGGCACCCCACAACTCTGCTCCTCCGAGGTCCACCGTGATCCACATCCACAGCGAGACCTCTGTGCCCAACCATGTTGTCTGGTCCCCGTTCAACACCCTCTTCATAAACTCCTGCTGCCTGGGCTTCATAGCAGTCACCTACTCCATGAAGTCTAGGGACAGGAAGATGGTTGGCGACCTAACCGGGGGCCAGGCCTATGCCTCCACTGCCAAGTGCCTGAATGTCTGGGCCCTGGTTCTGGGCATCCTCATGGGCATTCTGCTCATCATCATCCCAGTGTTGATCTTCCAAGTCTATCAATAG